Proteins encoded within one genomic window of Coffea eugenioides isolate CCC68of unplaced genomic scaffold, Ceug_1.0 ScVebR1_1438;HRSCAF=2285, whole genome shotgun sequence:
- the LOC113755355 gene encoding uncharacterized protein LOC113755355: MVWLGSPSGHFTVKDGWEALRQRRNLSLVDRFVWNRILPLKISVLVWKVLRNLVLVEVNLQRRGITMASQCSCCSLQEESSKHFFLGGPVVEQVWDFFHGRFSILGTNSQSVSARNKARFEGARLDPQGMIWAVGSMVEQLGRAKVFSIAHFKGDSEDPWARLATWKPQVTRRLVTSWLPPPKGVVKLNTDASVTRGKGLLFCNRVWVQQLLVEVDSAGLVQLLDSGALAKWLLCNSLRQIRALLQSFNATARHIFREANAAVDKLAMMDL, from the exons ATGGTTTGGTTGGGGTCTCCATCGGGACACTTCACAGTGAAAGATGGGTGGGAGGCCCTGCGCCAAAGAAGAAACCTATCTCTGGTTGATAGGTTCGTATGGAATAGAATCCTTCCGCTCAAAATCTCCGTCCTAGTTTGGAAAGTGCTACGTAATTTGGTCCTGGTGGAGGTGAATCTGCAAAGGCGAGGCATCACGATGGCATCTCAGTGTAGCTGTTGCTCTTTGCAGGAGGAATCCTCGAAGCATTTTTTTCTGGGTGGGCCAGTGGTGGAGCAAGTTTGGGACTTCTTTCACGGACGGTTCAGTATCCTTGGAACTAACTCGCAGTCGGTCTCG GCCCGAAATAAGGCACGATTTGAGGGGGCTCGGTTGGATCCACAGGGGATGATTTGGGCAGTGGGAAGTATGGTGGAGCAATTAGGGAGGGCGAAAGTCTTTTCCATAGCACATTTCAAGGGTGACTCGGAGGACCCATGGGCTCGTTTAGCTACCTGGAAGCCGCAGGTGACGAGGCGCTTGGTGACCTCGTGGTTGCCGCCACCGAAGGGTGTGGTCAAGTTAAATACGGATGCCAGTGTGACAAGAGGGAAG GGTTTACTCTTCTGTAACAGAGTTTGGGTTCAACAGTTATTGGTGGAGGTGGATTCGGCGGGACTCGTTCAATTGCTAGACTCAGGGGCCTTGGCAAAATGGCTGTTATGTAACTCGTTACGGCAGATTCGAGCCCTGCTTCAGAGCTTCAATGCCACAGCTAGGCACATATTCAGAGAGGCGAATGCCGCGGTAGATAAGCTAGCAATGATGGATCTCTAG